A genomic window from Micromonospora sp. WMMA1947 includes:
- a CDS encoding malonic semialdehyde reductase, protein MTTAADELIALDRAAQDLLFRAARTANAFTDEPVGDEHVRAVHDLVRYGPTAMNAQPLRVLLLRSAHARARLLPYVSTGNRDKTATAPLTAVLAADVDWHDRLPELFPHRPGARDWFIGDPAGREAQARFNAALQIGYLIVGVRAAGLAAGPMAGFDAAGVQREFFPDGRHRVLLLMNIGRPAPDAWRERLPRLSYDEVVSTL, encoded by the coding sequence GTGACCACCGCCGCCGACGAGTTGATCGCGCTCGACCGGGCCGCCCAGGACCTGCTGTTCCGGGCGGCCCGCACCGCAAACGCGTTCACCGACGAACCGGTCGGCGACGAGCACGTCCGCGCCGTCCACGACCTGGTCCGGTACGGCCCGACCGCGATGAACGCCCAGCCGCTGCGGGTGCTGCTGCTGCGCTCCGCGCACGCCCGGGCGCGGCTGCTGCCGTACGTCAGCACCGGCAACCGGGACAAGACGGCGACCGCGCCGCTGACCGCGGTGCTCGCCGCCGACGTGGACTGGCACGATCGGCTGCCCGAGCTGTTCCCGCACCGCCCCGGCGCCCGCGACTGGTTCATCGGCGACCCGGCGGGCCGGGAGGCGCAGGCCCGGTTCAACGCCGCGCTCCAGATCGGCTACCTGATCGTCGGCGTACGCGCCGCCGGGCTGGCCGCCGGGCCGATGGCGGGCTTCGACGCGGCCGGGGTGCAGCGGGAGTTCTTCCCCGACGGGCGGCACCGGGTGCTGCTGCTGATGAACATCGGCCGCCCGGCGCCGGACGCCTGGCGGGAACGGCTGCCGCGCCTGTCCTACGACGAGGTGGTCAGCACGCTGTGA
- a CDS encoding flavin reductase family protein: protein MTTLDRPGAATVELRPVDVDSFRGLLRRQASTVTVVTTPGLRGNRMRADLPPAGFTATAFTSVSLDPPLVSVCLGRASSTWPTVEQAEHVAVHLLAAGQQELAQIFATSGIDRFSAHPGWTTGPFGVPLIGDALAVLLCRVVRRLDAGDHTILLGEPLALGAGEDGDPLLPDGDRCAGALGDWPEAW from the coding sequence ATGACCACCCTGGACCGGCCCGGCGCCGCCACCGTCGAGCTGCGCCCGGTCGACGTCGACTCGTTCCGCGGCCTGCTGCGCCGCCAGGCGTCCACGGTCACCGTGGTCACCACCCCCGGCCTGCGCGGCAACCGGATGCGGGCGGACCTGCCACCGGCCGGATTCACCGCCACCGCGTTCACCTCGGTGTCGCTCGACCCGCCGCTGGTCTCGGTCTGCCTCGGCCGCGCGTCCTCGACCTGGCCCACCGTCGAGCAGGCCGAGCACGTCGCCGTGCACCTGCTCGCCGCCGGGCAGCAGGAACTCGCGCAGATCTTCGCCACCAGCGGCATCGACCGGTTCAGCGCCCACCCGGGCTGGACCACCGGGCCGTTCGGCGTGCCCCTCATCGGCGACGCGCTCGCCGTGCTGCTGTGCCGGGTGGTACGCCGGCTCGACGCGGGCGACCACACCATCCTGCTCGGCGAACCGCTCGCCCTCGGCGCGGGCGAGGACGGCGACCCGCTGCTGCCCGACGGCGACCGCTGCGCCGGCGCGCTCGGCGACTGGCCCGAGGCGTGGTGA
- a CDS encoding DUF4236 domain-containing protein, with protein MGVQFRKRKKYGPLILHFTQNGFSSWSIKIGRWSWNSNTRAHRVDLPGPLSWKQDKA; from the coding sequence ATGGGCGTCCAGTTCCGCAAGCGTAAGAAGTACGGACCGCTGATCCTCCACTTCACCCAGAACGGCTTCTCGTCGTGGAGCATCAAGATCGGCCGTTGGTCCTGGAACTCGAACACCCGCGCCCACCGCGTGGACCTTCCGGGCCCGCTGTCGTGGAAGCAGGACAAGGCCTGA
- a CDS encoding potassium channel family protein — MADVLLRRLRRRALAACALMLVGYFLVPVEADPNGLRLALRSIGTAVLVAVIAFLVTGQVRRQLVKDQPTGRDEDRALTRLAVALIAGLLVFALGDYVVANTRPGEFVGLRTRVDALYFALATLTTVGYGDVHAQGQIARVAVCAQMVFSIGVVATGASIVVKQMTQRAGRR, encoded by the coding sequence ATGGCGGACGTGTTACTGCGGCGGTTGCGACGGCGGGCCCTGGCGGCCTGCGCGCTCATGCTGGTCGGCTACTTCCTGGTGCCGGTCGAGGCCGATCCGAACGGCCTGCGGCTGGCCCTGCGCTCGATCGGCACAGCGGTCCTGGTTGCCGTCATCGCGTTCCTGGTCACCGGCCAGGTCCGCCGCCAGCTCGTCAAGGACCAGCCGACCGGCCGGGACGAGGACCGGGCACTGACCCGGCTCGCGGTCGCGCTGATCGCCGGGCTGCTGGTCTTCGCGCTCGGCGACTACGTGGTGGCGAACACCCGGCCCGGCGAGTTCGTCGGCCTGCGGACCCGGGTCGACGCGCTCTACTTCGCGCTCGCGACGCTCACCACTGTCGGGTACGGCGACGTGCACGCCCAGGGGCAGATCGCCCGGGTGGCGGTGTGCGCGCAGATGGTGTTCAGCATCGGGGTGGTCGCCACCGGAGCGTCGATAGTGGTCAAGCAGATGACCCAGCGTGCGGGACGGCGCTGA
- a CDS encoding VOC family protein — translation MGIHRLNHAVLYVSDLERSVAFYRDVLGFRRVPMTPEGFRGAAFLQAPDSTNDHDLGLFEIGAAAGASQAGRATVGLYHLAWELDTLDELGATAERLAAAGALVGASDHGTTKSLYGRDPDGLEFEIVWIVPADLLDDAALAARTRIGRLDLDRERQRYGGQTRGGVGISVPV, via the coding sequence ATGGGCATCCACCGACTCAACCACGCCGTCCTCTACGTCAGTGACCTGGAACGCAGCGTCGCCTTCTACCGCGACGTGCTGGGCTTCCGCCGGGTCCCGATGACGCCCGAGGGCTTCCGCGGCGCCGCGTTCCTCCAGGCGCCCGACTCCACCAACGACCACGACCTCGGCCTGTTCGAGATCGGTGCGGCGGCCGGGGCGTCCCAGGCCGGCCGGGCGACCGTCGGCCTCTACCACCTGGCCTGGGAACTGGACACGCTCGACGAGCTGGGCGCCACCGCCGAGCGGCTGGCCGCCGCCGGGGCGTTGGTCGGCGCGTCCGACCACGGCACCACCAAGAGCCTCTACGGCCGCGACCCGGACGGACTGGAGTTCGAGATCGTCTGGATCGTCCCGGCCGACCTGCTCGACGACGCCGCGCTCGCCGCGCGTACCCGCATCGGGCGGCTCGACCTCGACCGCGAGCGGCAGCGCTACGGCGGGCAGACCCGCGGCGGCGTGGGCATCTCCGTCCCGGTCTGA
- a CDS encoding MarR family transcriptional regulator → MGVMTRWLDPDEQRTWRAFLTASRALMETLDRELQHDAGMPHAYYEILVRLSEAPDRRLRMSELAELTGSSRSRLSHAAARLEASGWIRREDCPTDRRGQVAVLTDEGFATLAAAAPGHVEGVRRHLFDALSPAQVDQLRRISETLADHLTDSGPN, encoded by the coding sequence ATGGGCGTCATGACCCGGTGGCTGGACCCCGACGAGCAGCGGACCTGGCGTGCCTTCCTGACCGCCTCCCGGGCGCTGATGGAGACGCTCGACCGCGAGCTGCAACACGACGCGGGCATGCCGCACGCGTACTACGAGATCCTGGTCCGCCTCTCCGAGGCCCCGGACCGGCGGCTGCGGATGAGCGAGCTGGCCGAGCTGACCGGGTCGTCGCGCAGCCGGCTCTCGCACGCCGCCGCCCGGCTGGAGGCGTCCGGGTGGATCCGCCGGGAGGACTGCCCCACCGACCGGCGCGGGCAGGTCGCCGTGCTCACCGACGAGGGCTTCGCGACCCTGGCCGCCGCCGCGCCGGGCCACGTCGAGGGGGTACGCCGGCACCTGTTCGACGCGCTCAGCCCGGCCCAGGTCGACCAGCTCCGCCGGATCAGCGAGACACTCGCCGACCACCTGACGGATTCGGGACCAAACTGA
- a CDS encoding tetratricopeptide repeat protein — translation MSSGFADLTVQAHQLVSEGDLTGAERLLADALSDADPRPGNASPELAEAAGLQARVLVALGEPHSARGWAAFAYAAATRLFGRSDERTVTAAATLAAVLHRVGSDARAARLYSDVIIELTARDGPESQRVLAAHADLATVEYARGQCEVARDRLQDAWELHREVYGDGHPSGIKMLAKLGAMERDCGRYADSHEHLTLAEELCRLHLDSDDPLAAQVAGLARAAADPDHVCPAPAPAPAPEPPPARTTPVVPAARVPPPTEGPHDLPPYSPPALDEPVETPLYHPPGRAAETAHVPTPRTAPEADGFDDYPWPPDEPAEQPWRPGADPLPPTVVGLADDEPDGVRRVPPPAPEAPSRYLPVHVPRPPAVERRARPWLPLVVLGVAVALLLGTIAVIAGVSRVDDGRDTPPPATSAPAGSAPPPTSAGPAPSTAPAAAKPGTPPGRFTLTDRRDSIVLSWTYPAGAEGPVVVAGGRAGQPQGTFATLPAGSVDYIAYGLDRTTDYCFTVALVWSTDTVARTGPVCTKRR, via the coding sequence GTGTCCTCCGGCTTCGCTGACCTGACCGTCCAGGCGCACCAACTGGTGTCCGAAGGCGACCTCACCGGCGCGGAGCGGCTGCTCGCCGACGCGCTCAGCGACGCCGATCCCCGCCCCGGCAACGCCTCCCCCGAGCTGGCCGAGGCGGCCGGCCTCCAGGCCCGGGTGCTGGTCGCGCTGGGCGAGCCGCACTCCGCCCGCGGCTGGGCCGCGTTCGCGTACGCGGCGGCCACCCGGCTGTTCGGCCGCTCCGACGAGCGCACCGTCACCGCCGCCGCGACGCTCGCCGCGGTGCTGCACCGGGTCGGCAGCGACGCCCGGGCCGCCCGGCTCTACTCCGACGTGATCATCGAGCTGACCGCCCGCGACGGCCCGGAGTCGCAGCGGGTGCTGGCCGCGCACGCCGACCTGGCCACCGTGGAGTACGCGCGCGGCCAGTGCGAGGTGGCCCGCGACCGGTTGCAGGACGCCTGGGAGCTGCACCGGGAGGTCTACGGCGACGGCCACCCCAGCGGCATCAAGATGCTGGCGAAGCTCGGCGCGATGGAACGCGACTGCGGCCGGTACGCCGACTCGCACGAGCACCTGACGCTCGCCGAGGAGCTGTGCCGCCTGCACCTGGACTCCGACGACCCGCTCGCCGCCCAGGTGGCAGGGCTGGCCCGGGCCGCCGCCGACCCGGACCACGTCTGCCCCGCGCCCGCCCCCGCTCCGGCGCCCGAGCCGCCGCCCGCCCGGACCACGCCGGTGGTGCCCGCCGCCCGGGTGCCACCGCCCACCGAGGGCCCGCACGACCTGCCGCCGTACTCGCCGCCCGCGCTCGACGAGCCGGTCGAGACGCCGCTCTACCACCCGCCCGGCCGGGCCGCCGAGACCGCGCACGTCCCGACACCGCGGACCGCGCCGGAGGCCGACGGGTTCGACGACTACCCGTGGCCGCCCGACGAGCCGGCCGAGCAGCCGTGGCGCCCGGGCGCCGACCCGCTGCCGCCCACAGTGGTCGGGCTGGCCGACGACGAGCCCGACGGCGTACGCCGGGTGCCGCCGCCCGCGCCCGAGGCGCCGTCGCGCTACCTGCCGGTGCACGTCCCACGGCCACCGGCGGTCGAGCGGCGCGCCCGGCCCTGGCTGCCGCTCGTGGTGCTCGGCGTGGCGGTGGCGCTGCTGCTCGGCACCATCGCGGTGATCGCCGGGGTGTCCCGGGTGGACGACGGCCGGGACACGCCGCCGCCGGCCACCAGCGCGCCGGCCGGCAGCGCGCCGCCGCCGACCTCCGCCGGTCCCGCGCCGTCCACCGCGCCCGCCGCCGCCAAGCCCGGCACGCCGCCGGGGAGGTTCACGCTCACCGACCGGCGCGACAGCATCGTGCTGAGCTGGACGTACCCGGCCGGCGCGGAAGGGCCGGTGGTGGTCGCCGGGGGCCGGGCCGGGCAGCCGCAGGGCACGTTCGCGACGCTGCCCGCCGGCTCGGTCGACTACATCGCCTACGGGCTCGACCGCACCACCGACTACTGCTTCACGGTGGCGCTCGTGTGGTCCACCGACACCGTCGCCCGCACCGGGCCGGTCTGCACGAAACGCCGCTGA
- a CDS encoding HAMP domain-containing sensor histidine kinase has translation MSRWIRGPLPRLGLRARLLALGVLGLAVGFAFGGTLLVGALGWTLQRSVDEEALRTADAVALLTAEDALPDPLPVAGGQLRVQVVDAQGRIRAASIDADRLVPMLGPDELRPGQRQRLVVDGRRAGMPGPVRVVTVPAGTPQEPRTVLVAKSLTDVRHSLRVVRNLLLVGFPLLVAGLGLVAWRVVGATLRPVEQLRSGAAEITGRAGAERLPVPAGQDEIHRLAVTLNDMLDRLAASRDRQRAFVADAAHELRSPLTNMRTELEVARRLGDDTDWPAVADDLLADTERLSRLVDDLLLLARLDEQDGRSSPVGPVELGELLRGVAARYPSPPVRLTPPDVPRWVEGDAGELRRVLVNLVDNALRHASSTVELTVSGPDGAYHLITVTDDGPGIPAADRERVFARFTRLDDARARDAGGAGLGLAIVRELVRRAGGTVELADATPGAVAPGLRATVRLPALTEPDAD, from the coding sequence ATGAGCCGGTGGATCCGGGGCCCGCTGCCGCGCCTGGGCCTGCGCGCCCGGCTGCTCGCGCTCGGCGTGCTGGGCTTGGCGGTCGGGTTCGCGTTCGGCGGGACGCTGCTGGTCGGCGCGCTGGGCTGGACGCTGCAGCGCTCGGTCGACGAGGAGGCGCTGCGTACCGCCGACGCGGTAGCGCTGCTGACCGCCGAGGACGCGCTGCCGGACCCGCTGCCGGTGGCCGGCGGGCAGCTGCGGGTGCAGGTGGTCGACGCGCAGGGCCGGATCCGGGCCGCCTCGATCGACGCGGACCGCCTCGTGCCGATGCTCGGCCCGGACGAGCTGCGCCCCGGGCAGCGGCAGCGGCTGGTGGTGGACGGCCGGCGCGCCGGGATGCCCGGCCCGGTCCGGGTGGTCACGGTGCCGGCCGGCACGCCGCAGGAGCCGCGTACGGTGCTGGTCGCCAAGTCGCTCACCGACGTGCGGCACAGCCTGCGCGTGGTCCGCAACCTGCTGCTCGTCGGCTTCCCGCTGCTCGTCGCGGGGCTCGGGCTGGTGGCCTGGCGGGTGGTGGGCGCGACGTTGCGGCCGGTCGAGCAGCTGCGCAGCGGCGCCGCCGAGATCACCGGCCGGGCCGGGGCGGAGCGGCTGCCCGTACCGGCCGGGCAGGACGAGATCCACCGGCTCGCGGTCACGCTCAACGACATGCTGGACCGGCTGGCCGCGTCCCGGGACCGGCAGCGGGCGTTCGTCGCCGACGCCGCGCACGAGCTGCGCAGCCCGCTGACGAACATGCGTACCGAGCTGGAGGTGGCGCGTCGCCTCGGCGACGACACGGACTGGCCGGCGGTCGCGGACGACCTGCTCGCCGACACCGAGCGGCTGAGCCGCCTGGTGGACGACCTGCTGTTGCTGGCCCGCCTCGACGAGCAGGACGGCAGGTCGTCCCCGGTCGGCCCGGTCGAGCTGGGTGAGTTGCTGCGTGGCGTGGCCGCCCGCTACCCGTCGCCGCCGGTGCGGCTGACGCCGCCGGACGTGCCGCGCTGGGTCGAGGGGGACGCGGGGGAGCTGCGCCGGGTGCTGGTGAACCTGGTGGACAACGCGCTGCGGCACGCCTCCTCGACCGTGGAACTGACAGTGAGCGGGCCGGACGGGGCGTACCACCTGATCACGGTGACCGACGACGGGCCCGGCATCCCGGCGGCGGACCGGGAGCGGGTGTTCGCCCGGTTCACCCGGCTCGACGACGCGCGGGCCCGCGACGCGGGCGGCGCCGGCCTGGGCCTGGCCATCGTGCGCGAGCTGGTGCGCCGGGCCGGTGGCACGGTGGAGCTGGCCGACGCGACGCCCGGCGCCGTCGCGCCGGGGCTGCGCGCGACGGTACGGCTGCCCGCGCTGACCGAGCCGGACGCGGACTGA
- a CDS encoding response regulator transcription factor, producing the protein MRLLVVEDETRLAAALRRGLSAEGFVVDVAATGPEGLDAARHGEYDAMILDVMLPGLSGYEVVRRLRAEQRWLPVLMLSAKDGEYDQADGLDCGADDYLTKPFSYVVLLARLRALLRRGAPRRPTVLTVGDLRLDPARRRVTRADTEVVLTSREYALLDYLMRRPGEVVSKTELLDHVWDASVDTAPNAVEVYVGYLRRKIGRERLETVRGAGYRLAT; encoded by the coding sequence GTGCGGTTGCTGGTGGTGGAGGACGAGACGCGGCTCGCGGCGGCGCTGCGCCGGGGCCTGTCGGCGGAGGGTTTCGTGGTCGACGTGGCGGCCACCGGCCCGGAGGGGCTGGACGCGGCCCGGCACGGCGAGTACGACGCGATGATCCTCGACGTGATGCTGCCCGGCCTCTCCGGCTACGAGGTGGTCCGCCGGCTGCGCGCCGAGCAGCGCTGGCTGCCGGTGCTGATGCTGTCGGCCAAGGACGGCGAGTACGACCAAGCTGACGGTCTGGACTGCGGCGCCGACGACTACCTCACCAAGCCCTTCTCGTACGTGGTGCTGCTGGCCCGGCTGCGGGCGCTGCTGCGTCGTGGCGCGCCCCGGCGGCCGACCGTGCTCACCGTCGGCGACCTGCGCCTGGACCCGGCCCGCCGCCGGGTCACCCGGGCCGACACCGAGGTGGTGCTGACCAGCCGCGAGTACGCGCTGCTGGACTACCTGATGCGCCGTCCCGGCGAGGTGGTCTCCAAGACCGAGCTGCTCGACCACGTCTGGGACGCCTCGGTCGACACCGCGCCGAACGCGGTGGAGGTCTACGTCGGCTACCTGCGCCGCAAGATCGGCCGGGAGCGGCTGGAGACGGTGCGCGGCGCCGGTTACCGGCTCGCCACATGA
- a CDS encoding sigma-E factor regulatory protein RseB domain-containing protein — protein MSVMKNRAVLRWLVPVTAGVAVIGGGAAVGTFAAGADPALPPRSAAQLLEDLRTSRLDGLSGTVVQRADLGLPPIAALAGQATGNDLAGLVSGTHTLRVWYGGEDRQRLALVDTLGEQDILRNGRDVWTWNSRENTATHRVLPADAPDRATVPATPADAADRALEAIDPTTAVTVGRTATVAGRSAYELVLTPRDKASLVHQVRIALDAKEHVPLRLQVLADGQDEPAFQVAFTQVDFRTPEADQFRFNPPPGVKVTEATEGERPGPAGKRFDRKDAEKPDVRTVGTGWTTVVVAKIDGAATGGGAKPGADAPDAQMLAGVLGDLPKVSGDWGSGRLLSGKLFSVLLTDDGRVIAGLVTPERLYEAAKG, from the coding sequence ATGTCCGTGATGAAGAACCGCGCCGTGCTGCGCTGGCTGGTCCCGGTGACCGCGGGGGTCGCCGTGATCGGCGGTGGCGCCGCCGTCGGCACGTTCGCCGCCGGCGCCGACCCGGCGCTGCCGCCGCGCAGCGCCGCCCAGCTCCTGGAAGACCTGCGCACGTCCCGCCTGGACGGGCTCTCCGGCACCGTGGTGCAGCGCGCCGACCTCGGCCTGCCGCCGATCGCCGCGCTCGCCGGCCAGGCCACCGGCAACGACCTGGCCGGCCTGGTCTCCGGTACGCACACGCTGCGCGTCTGGTACGGCGGCGAGGACCGGCAGCGGCTCGCGCTGGTCGACACGCTCGGCGAGCAGGACATCCTGCGCAACGGCCGGGACGTCTGGACCTGGAACAGCCGGGAGAACACCGCCACGCACCGGGTGCTGCCGGCCGACGCGCCGGACCGGGCCACCGTGCCGGCCACCCCGGCCGACGCGGCGGACCGGGCGCTGGAGGCGATCGACCCGACCACGGCGGTCACCGTCGGCCGGACCGCGACGGTGGCCGGGCGCAGCGCGTACGAGCTGGTGCTCACGCCGCGCGACAAGGCGTCCCTGGTCCACCAGGTGCGGATCGCGCTGGACGCGAAGGAGCACGTGCCGCTACGCCTGCAGGTGCTCGCCGACGGCCAGGACGAGCCGGCCTTCCAGGTGGCGTTCACCCAGGTCGACTTCCGCACGCCGGAGGCCGACCAGTTCCGGTTCAACCCGCCGCCCGGCGTGAAGGTCACCGAGGCGACCGAGGGCGAGCGGCCCGGACCGGCCGGGAAGCGGTTCGACCGGAAGGACGCCGAGAAGCCGGACGTGCGTACCGTCGGCACCGGCTGGACCACGGTGGTGGTCGCCAAGATCGACGGCGCGGCGACCGGCGGCGGCGCGAAGCCCGGCGCGGACGCGCCGGATGCCCAGATGCTGGCCGGCGTGCTCGGTGACCTGCCGAAGGTCAGCGGTGACTGGGGCAGCGGCCGGCTGCTCAGCGGCAAGCTGTTCAGCGTGCTGCTGACCGACGACGGCCGGGTGATCGCCGGTCTGGTCACGCCGGAGCGGCTCTACGAGGCGGCCAAGGGCTGA
- a CDS encoding AAA family ATPase, whose translation MLYDRLDGMREQAARRLDEELRHTGGTQQARSQRDSTVAMYADQVEQFSAVESGLCFGRLDGDDGAVRYIGRIGIFDSSGDYDPLLMDWRAPAARPFYLATAANPQGVRRRRHLRTRDRKVTGLNDEVLDIAAASPTAHEELTGEASLLAALNAGRTGRMRDIVETIQAEQDRIIRADLPGVMVVQGGPGTGKTAVALHRAAYLLYTHRQQLSTRGVLLVGPNATFLRYISQVLPTLAETGVLLRTQADLFPGVHARRAEPATTAALKGRAVLADVLAAAVRDRQWVPDEPVTIELPQREVLTLDPETVRQARDRVRRTGRPHNLARALFDVEIVHALADQVAERIGADPLGGENLLSEADRAEIRRELREEPEIRAALDELWPVLTPQRLLADLYASPERIATAAPMLTDAERAALHREPGGWTPADVPLLDEAAELLGEDERAAVARRERIRALEREYAEGVLEIWRGSRSIDVEDEADGGEILGVTDLIDADRLSERQEESDRLTTAQRAAADRTWAFGHVIVDEAQELSPMAWRLLMRRCPSRSMTIVGDVAQTGALAGTPSWGEALAPYVADRWRLEELTVSYRTPAEIMAVAADVLAEIDPALRPPRSVRATGVPPWDRTVPADRLVAELVDATAREAASLGDGRLGVLVPTGRVAELGGAVVAALPEATVGEQPELANRVVVLTTEQAKGLEFDSVLVVDPARIVSESPRGHSDLYVALTRATQRLGILRTP comes from the coding sequence ATGCTGTACGACCGGCTGGACGGCATGCGGGAACAGGCCGCCCGGCGGCTCGACGAGGAGTTGCGCCACACCGGCGGCACACAGCAGGCCCGGTCGCAGCGCGACTCGACAGTGGCGATGTACGCCGACCAGGTCGAGCAGTTCTCCGCGGTGGAGAGCGGCCTGTGCTTCGGCCGCCTCGACGGCGACGACGGCGCGGTCCGCTATATCGGCCGGATCGGGATCTTCGACTCCTCCGGGGACTACGACCCGCTGCTGATGGACTGGCGCGCCCCTGCCGCCCGCCCGTTCTACCTGGCCACCGCCGCGAACCCGCAGGGCGTACGCCGCCGGCGCCACCTGCGCACCCGCGACCGGAAGGTGACCGGGCTCAACGACGAGGTGCTGGACATCGCCGCCGCCTCCCCCACCGCGCACGAGGAGCTGACCGGCGAGGCGTCGCTGCTCGCCGCGCTCAACGCCGGGCGCACCGGCCGGATGCGCGACATCGTCGAGACCATCCAGGCCGAGCAGGACCGGATCATCCGCGCCGACCTGCCCGGTGTGATGGTGGTGCAGGGCGGGCCGGGGACCGGCAAGACGGCGGTGGCGCTGCACCGGGCCGCGTACCTGCTCTACACCCACCGCCAGCAGCTCTCCACCCGGGGCGTGCTGCTGGTCGGCCCGAACGCCACGTTCCTGCGCTACATCTCCCAGGTGCTGCCCACGCTGGCCGAGACCGGTGTGCTGCTGCGTACCCAGGCCGACCTGTTCCCCGGCGTACACGCCCGCCGCGCGGAGCCGGCCACCACCGCGGCGCTCAAGGGCCGCGCGGTGCTGGCCGACGTGCTCGCCGCGGCGGTCCGTGACCGGCAGTGGGTGCCCGACGAGCCGGTCACCATCGAGCTGCCGCAACGGGAGGTGCTGACGCTCGACCCGGAGACCGTGCGGCAGGCCCGCGACCGGGTACGCCGCACCGGCCGCCCGCACAACCTGGCCCGCGCCCTGTTCGACGTGGAGATCGTGCACGCGCTCGCCGACCAGGTGGCCGAACGGATCGGCGCCGACCCGCTGGGCGGGGAGAACCTGCTCTCCGAGGCCGACCGCGCGGAGATCCGCCGCGAGCTGCGCGAGGAGCCGGAGATCCGGGCCGCGCTGGACGAGCTGTGGCCGGTGCTCACCCCGCAACGCCTGCTCGCCGACCTGTACGCCTCGCCGGAGCGGATCGCCACCGCCGCGCCGATGCTCACCGACGCCGAGCGGGCCGCGCTGCACCGCGAGCCGGGCGGCTGGACGCCCGCCGACGTGCCGCTGCTGGACGAGGCCGCCGAGCTGCTCGGCGAGGACGAGCGCGCCGCCGTGGCGCGCCGGGAGCGGATCCGGGCGCTGGAACGCGAGTACGCCGAGGGCGTGCTGGAGATCTGGCGTGGCTCCCGCTCCATCGACGTGGAGGACGAGGCAGACGGCGGTGAGATCCTGGGCGTCACCGACCTGATCGACGCCGACCGGCTCTCCGAGCGGCAGGAGGAGTCCGACCGGCTCACCACCGCCCAGCGCGCCGCCGCCGACCGGACCTGGGCGTTCGGGCACGTGATCGTGGACGAGGCGCAGGAGCTGTCGCCGATGGCGTGGCGGCTGCTGATGCGCCGCTGCCCGAGCCGGTCGATGACGATCGTCGGCGACGTGGCGCAGACCGGCGCGCTCGCGGGCACGCCGTCGTGGGGCGAGGCCCTGGCGCCGTACGTGGCGGACCGGTGGCGGCTGGAGGAGCTGACGGTCAGCTACCGCACCCCGGCCGAGATCATGGCGGTCGCCGCCGACGTGCTCGCCGAGATCGACCCGGCGCTGCGGCCACCCCGCTCGGTACGCGCCACCGGCGTACCGCCGTGGGACCGGACCGTACCGGCGGACCGCCTGGTGGCCGAGCTGGTCGACGCGACCGCCCGGGAGGCCGCATCGCTCGGCGACGGGCGGCTCGGCGTGCTGGTGCCGACCGGCCGGGTGGCCGAGCTGGGTGGTGCGGTGGTGGCGGCGCTGCCGGAGGCGACCGTGGGCGAGCAGCCGGAGCTGGCGAACCGGGTGGTGGTGCTGACCACCGAGCAGGCGAAGGGCCTGGAGTTCGACTCGGTGCTGGTGGTCGACCCGGCCCGCATCGTCTCCGAGTCCCCGAGGGGCCACAGCGACCTCTACGTGGCCCTGACGAGAGCCACCCAGCGCCTGGGCATCCTCCGCACTCCTTAG